Proteins from a genomic interval of Polaribacter sejongensis:
- a CDS encoding outer membrane beta-barrel protein: MKTTLLLFLLLISSTLFSQKFTLEGVLKDQDSIVLNGATVYVQSAKDSVPIAYGITNKNGEYSLRVNAGEDSKVIFNIASLGYEPYIKIVNVPQNGTLNMGYLVLNNEIEELDVITIIARAPPVLIKKDTVEYNADSFKTLPNDKAEDLLKKLPGVEIDLDGIITVNGIEVEAINVDGMRFFGEQKGDIALKNLPSNVISKVQVTDYKTDNQKFTGEESDSGTKEINFKIKKGKNRATFGDVKLGYGTDEKYQANANVFKLIDGKQLGIIGGTNNINLSKGFNSLPDTDTSNGDIKSDFVGANYTKGKWNETSINGNYRYSAQNRDYDKISYKETFLPDLNYITDSKSNSFSDSDSHTAGADLKFILKPKNNSSNKKVRLSNKTDFKSSSQESGGTVKSKSYYDNGDLVSDYTSNSESSSSSSEFKNEFSVTPVLNNKADYLNVSLGTDFNKSDSDSQKYSKNVLVNKGQTIIQDQINTTGSNSSDINFNAFWSKELFTNFRLMPRYMATVNTKNSEKYIYDFDERSEEYSDFNELLSSESKYVTTTLRPALKLRYQYKDFRFEVEGAFTNTYRDYKDKLVTERDFKADFEYLTYSGRIRYKDENGYKNITLQYNQNVDLPSVGQLQPLEDVSNITHIVVGNPLLKPAISHNARFQYQNNLAYNNINISGNLKAQFVQDKIINSTITDADLNKYTTYDNIDGDYSYSGNVAVSKSYFNRKTNINLNARFNASYKNSLSIQNAVEFTAKTTVLKPLFSVSYAYDSKIDVTTTYSYSKNNSVYDTDAFNDINYFVQNVDVNSNVFFLKNAFLSNRVSYRYNSSVGDEFDGDAVFWNAGLGVELWDNQATLSLVAYDMLGKNNGYRRSVTETYIQDVENKILEQYFMLNFVYKFGSFAGQKMNVKGKNRGGGGSRGGSGRN; encoded by the coding sequence TGCTTAAAGATCAAGATTCTATTGTTTTAAATGGAGCAACAGTTTATGTGCAGAGTGCAAAAGATAGTGTTCCGATAGCTTATGGTATTACAAATAAGAATGGTGAATATTCTTTGCGAGTAAATGCTGGAGAGGATTCTAAAGTAATTTTTAATATAGCATCCTTAGGTTATGAACCTTATATAAAAATTGTTAATGTTCCACAGAACGGTACATTAAATATGGGGTATTTAGTTTTAAATAATGAAATAGAAGAATTAGATGTTATCACAATAATTGCTCGTGCTCCACCTGTTTTAATTAAAAAAGATACGGTAGAATACAATGCAGATAGTTTTAAAACCTTACCGAATGACAAAGCCGAAGATTTATTAAAAAAACTACCAGGAGTAGAAATAGATTTAGATGGTATTATTACCGTAAACGGAATAGAAGTAGAGGCGATAAATGTAGATGGAATGCGTTTTTTTGGTGAGCAAAAAGGAGATATCGCCTTAAAAAACCTGCCAAGTAACGTTATTAGTAAAGTACAGGTGACAGATTATAAAACGGATAATCAAAAATTTACAGGTGAAGAATCTGATTCAGGTACAAAGGAAATCAATTTTAAAATTAAAAAAGGGAAAAACAGAGCTACTTTTGGAGATGTTAAACTCGGTTATGGTACCGATGAAAAATATCAGGCAAATGCCAATGTTTTTAAATTAATTGATGGCAAACAATTAGGAATTATTGGTGGTACTAATAATATAAATTTATCTAAAGGTTTTAATTCTTTGCCAGATACAGATACTAGTAATGGCGATATTAAGTCTGATTTTGTTGGAGCAAATTATACAAAGGGGAAGTGGAATGAAACCAGTATAAATGGAAATTATAGATATAGTGCACAGAATAGAGACTACGATAAAATAAGTTATAAGGAAACTTTTTTACCCGACTTAAATTATATTACAGACTCTAAAAGTAATAGTTTTTCAGATTCGGACAGTCATACAGCCGGAGCAGATTTAAAATTTATTCTAAAACCAAAAAATAATTCTTCCAATAAGAAAGTCCGTTTATCTAATAAAACAGATTTTAAAAGTTCTAGTCAAGAATCTGGTGGAACAGTAAAAAGTAAGTCTTATTATGATAATGGCGATTTAGTAAGTGATTATACTTCTAATAGCGAGTCTAGCTCTTCTAGCAGTGAATTTAAAAATGAATTTTCGGTTACACCTGTTTTAAATAATAAAGCAGATTATTTAAATGTAAGTTTGGGGACAGATTTTAATAAATCAGATTCCGATAGTCAAAAATATTCTAAAAACGTTTTGGTTAATAAAGGTCAGACAATAATTCAAGATCAAATTAATACAACAGGTAGTAATAGTAGTGATATTAATTTTAATGCCTTTTGGAGTAAGGAATTATTTACAAATTTCAGGTTGATGCCAAGATACATGGCTACAGTTAATACTAAAAACAGCGAAAAATATATCTATGATTTCGATGAAAGATCAGAAGAATATAGTGATTTTAATGAGCTGCTTAGTTCAGAGAGTAAGTATGTTACCACAACATTAAGACCTGCCTTAAAATTAAGATATCAATATAAAGACTTTCGTTTTGAAGTAGAAGGAGCTTTTACAAATACTTATAGAGATTATAAAGATAAATTGGTAACAGAAAGAGATTTTAAGGCAGATTTTGAATATTTAACCTATTCGGGTAGAATTCGTTATAAAGATGAAAATGGGTATAAGAATATTACTTTGCAGTATAATCAGAATGTAGATTTACCATCCGTAGGGCAACTACAACCTTTGGAGGATGTAAGTAATATTACGCATATAGTTGTTGGGAATCCGCTTTTAAAACCAGCAATTAGTCATAATGCACGTTTTCAATATCAAAACAATTTGGCGTATAATAATATCAATATTTCTGGAAACCTTAAAGCGCAATTTGTTCAAGATAAAATAATCAATTCAACAATTACAGATGCAGATTTAAATAAATATACTACTTATGATAATATTGATGGTGATTACTCGTATAGTGGAAATGTAGCGGTTTCTAAATCTTACTTTAATAGAAAAACAAATATTAATTTAAATGCCCGTTTTAATGCGAGTTATAAGAACAGTTTGTCTATACAGAATGCTGTTGAATTTACTGCAAAAACAACTGTTTTAAAACCTTTATTTTCTGTTAGTTACGCATATGATAGTAAGATTGATGTAACTACAACCTATAGTTACTCTAAAAATAATAGCGTTTATGATACCGATGCGTTTAATGATATTAATTATTTTGTTCAGAATGTAGATGTAAACTCTAATGTGTTCTTTCTTAAAAATGCGTTTTTATCTAATAGAGTTTCGTATCGTTACAATAGTAGTGTAGGAGATGAATTTGATGGTGATGCCGTTTTTTGGAATGCAGGTTTAGGAGTAGAGCTTTGGGACAACCAAGCAACACTTTCTTTGGTGGCTTATGATATGCTTGGTAAGAATAATGGGTATAGAAGATCTGTTACAGAAACCTATATTCAAGATGTAGAAAATAAAATTCTAGAACAATATTTTATGCTCAACTTTGTGTATAAGTTTGGTAGTTTTGCTGGCCAGAAAATGAATGTTAAGGGAAAAAACAGAGGTGGTGGAGGATCTAGAGGAGGTTCTGGAAGGAATTAA
- a CDS encoding NAD(P)-dependent oxidoreductase, producing MKFGIIKERKNPPDRRVVFSPEKLQEFKEKYPEAAIKVESSDIRVFSDAAYKATGLEVTENVSDCDVLFGVKEVPIDALINNKKYFFFSHTIKKQPYNRKLLLAILEKNIELYDHETIVKENGLRLIGFGRYAGIVGAYNGFRAIGLTNETYNLPKAESLDSQQELIAELNKISLPNIKILLTGNGKVAYGAKEMLDAMSIKEVSVDEYLNNSFSEPVYCLADVLDYNKRKDGQTLDNFDFYDHPEKYESDFMRFAKVSDFFIAGHFYGNGAPYLFTREDAKSADFNIKFVADISCDVDGPVASTLKASTIADPIYGYNPQTEVEVDYKNKDAIVVMAVDNLPCELPKDASEGFGKMFLQNVIPAFFNNDKDGVLQRAKMTENGKLTERFSYLQDYIDGKE from the coding sequence ATGAAATTTGGCATTATCAAAGAACGCAAAAATCCACCAGATAGAAGAGTTGTTTTTTCTCCAGAAAAGCTGCAAGAATTCAAAGAAAAGTATCCAGAAGCTGCTATTAAAGTAGAGTCTTCAGATATTAGAGTATTCTCTGATGCAGCTTATAAAGCTACCGGATTAGAAGTTACTGAAAATGTGTCAGATTGCGATGTTTTGTTTGGCGTAAAAGAAGTGCCAATTGATGCTTTAATCAACAATAAAAAATATTTTTTCTTTAGTCATACTATCAAGAAACAACCTTATAACAGAAAACTGTTATTGGCAATTTTAGAAAAAAATATAGAATTGTACGATCATGAAACCATCGTAAAAGAAAATGGTCTGCGTTTAATTGGTTTTGGACGTTATGCAGGTATTGTTGGTGCTTATAATGGTTTTAGAGCAATTGGTTTAACAAACGAAACATACAATTTACCAAAAGCAGAAAGTTTAGACAGTCAGCAAGAATTGATTGCAGAATTAAATAAAATCAGTTTACCAAACATAAAAATCCTTTTAACTGGAAACGGAAAAGTTGCCTACGGAGCAAAAGAAATGTTAGATGCTATGAGCATTAAAGAAGTTTCTGTAGATGAATATTTAAATAATTCTTTTAGCGAGCCAGTATATTGTTTAGCAGATGTATTGGATTATAACAAACGCAAAGACGGACAAACACTAGATAATTTTGATTTTTACGATCATCCAGAAAAGTACGAATCAGATTTTATGCGATTTGCAAAAGTATCCGATTTCTTTATTGCAGGACATTTCTATGGTAACGGAGCACCGTATTTATTTACACGAGAAGATGCAAAATCAGCAGATTTTAATATAAAGTTTGTTGCAGATATTTCTTGTGATGTTGACGGGCCAGTGGCATCAACATTAAAAGCATCTACCATTGCAGATCCAATTTATGGATATAATCCACAAACAGAAGTTGAGGTAGATTATAAAAACAAAGACGCTATTGTGGTAATGGCTGTAGATAACTTGCCTTGTGAGTTGCCAAAAGATGCAAGTGAAGGGTTTGGAAAAATGTTTCTACAAAACGTAATTCCTGCTTTTTTTAACAATGATAAAGACGGAGTTTTACAACGTGCAAAAATGACAGAAAACGGAAAGTTGACAGAACGTTTTTCATATTTACAAGATTATATAGACGGAAAAGAATAA
- a CDS encoding DUF3820 family protein produces the protein MLQDRQFLIDLAHMKMPFGKYKGKFLIDLPEHYIVWYKNKGFPAGKLGKQMELVYELQLNGLEDIIRKIRRQF, from the coding sequence ATGTTACAAGACAGACAATTTCTAATAGATTTAGCGCACATGAAAATGCCTTTTGGTAAATACAAAGGCAAGTTTCTTATAGATTTACCTGAGCATTATATTGTATGGTATAAAAACAAGGGGTTTCCTGCAGGAAAATTAGGCAAACAAATGGAACTGGTTTATGAGCTTCAATTAAATGGTTTAGAAGATATAATTAGAAAAATTAGACGACAATTTTAG
- a CDS encoding DUF1801 domain-containing protein, producing MKPAEEYILKQPEPFKSILLDLQIVIETNFPEVDLQFKWKMPFYYLDEKPFCYLNPSKKKGYVDVGFYTNSELQKFNDFVISDNRKVVKSLRYKSVKEVNAEVLISVLQEAYNQTTKGFFGK from the coding sequence ATGAAACCTGCAGAAGAATACATTTTAAAGCAACCTGAACCCTTCAAATCTATTTTATTGGATTTACAAATAGTAATTGAAACTAATTTTCCTGAAGTAGATTTACAGTTTAAATGGAAAATGCCTTTTTATTATTTAGATGAAAAGCCATTTTGTTATTTAAATCCTTCAAAGAAAAAAGGATATGTAGATGTTGGTTTTTATACAAATTCTGAATTGCAAAAATTTAATGATTTTGTAATTTCTGATAACAGAAAAGTAGTAAAGTCTTTACGTTACAAATCTGTAAAAGAAGTTAATGCAGAGGTTTTAATATCTGTTTTGCAAGAAGCATATAATCAAACAACTAAAGGTTTTTTCGGGAAGTAA
- the kdsA gene encoding 3-deoxy-8-phosphooctulonate synthase, with amino-acid sequence MDLSLIPNIKHLNSNNFFLLAGPCAIESEDMAMRIAEKVITITDKLEIPYIFKGSFKKANRSRIDSFTGIGDEKALKILRKVSETFNVPTVTDIHEVSDAIKAAEYVDVLQIPAFLVRQTDLVVAAAQTGKVVNLKKGQFMSPGAMKHAVQKVKDAGSEKAWITDRGTMFGYQDMIVDFRGIPEMRKFAPTILDVTHSLQQPNQEAGVTGGRPDMIETIARAGIVNNVDGLFIETHFDPANAKSDGANMLHLDNLEGLLTNLVAIRKTINSL; translated from the coding sequence ATGGATTTATCTCTTATACCAAACATAAAACACTTAAACTCAAATAACTTTTTTTTACTTGCTGGCCCTTGTGCCATAGAAAGTGAAGACATGGCAATGAGAATTGCTGAAAAAGTAATCACAATTACAGACAAATTAGAAATTCCTTATATTTTTAAAGGAAGTTTTAAAAAAGCAAACAGAAGTAGAATTGATAGTTTTACAGGAATTGGAGATGAAAAAGCATTGAAAATTTTACGTAAAGTTTCAGAAACTTTTAATGTACCAACAGTTACAGATATTCATGAAGTTTCAGATGCTATTAAAGCCGCAGAATATGTAGATGTCTTACAGATTCCTGCTTTTTTAGTGCGCCAAACAGATTTAGTAGTCGCTGCTGCACAAACAGGTAAGGTTGTCAATTTAAAAAAGGGACAATTTATGAGTCCGGGTGCTATGAAACACGCAGTACAGAAAGTAAAGGATGCCGGTTCTGAAAAAGCGTGGATTACCGATAGAGGTACCATGTTTGGTTACCAAGACATGATTGTAGATTTTAGAGGAATTCCGGAAATGAGAAAATTTGCTCCTACAATTTTAGATGTTACGCATTCTTTACAACAACCAAATCAAGAAGCTGGTGTTACTGGTGGAAGACCAGATATGATTGAAACGATTGCGAGAGCTGGTATTGTAAATAACGTAGATGGTTTATTTATAGAAACTCATTTTGATCCTGCAAACGCTAAAAGTGATGGCGCAAACATGTTACATTTAGACAATTTAGAAGGTTTGTTAACCAACTTAGTTGCTATTAGAAAGACCATAAATAGTTTATAA
- a CDS encoding M28 family peptidase produces MKKMNLVYIFLFAIIFSCKESSKVIKSKKKTATIDSITVKKHLYTLASDDMEGRKPGTPGIEKAAKYIENEFKRIGLTTYDTLKDYRQTFTFTDRRSKKEITTSNIIGVLEGKSKKNEIVVISAHYDHLGISKKEGQLDSIYNGANDDASGVTGILALAEYFKTKGTNERTILFVAFTGEEMGLIGSTHFGKGIDANKFVAGINLEMIGKVPSFGPNTAWLTGFERSDFGKIIQKNLINSGYQLFPDPYKKFNLFFRSDNASLARLGVPSHTFSTTPIDVDKDYHQASDEAETLNMTVITETIKAVAKGTESIISGKDTPTRVVIKENK; encoded by the coding sequence ATGAAGAAAATGAACTTAGTTTATATCTTTTTATTTGCAATTATTTTTTCTTGTAAAGAAAGCTCTAAAGTTATTAAAAGTAAAAAAAAGACAGCAACAATAGATTCTATTACCGTAAAAAAACACCTTTATACATTGGCTTCTGATGATATGGAAGGTAGAAAACCTGGAACACCAGGAATTGAAAAAGCGGCTAAATATATAGAGAACGAATTTAAAAGAATAGGCTTAACTACGTACGATACGTTAAAAGACTACAGACAAACGTTTACATTTACAGACAGAAGGTCTAAAAAAGAAATTACAACAAGTAATATTATTGGTGTTTTAGAGGGGAAGTCTAAGAAAAATGAAATTGTAGTTATTTCTGCTCATTATGATCATTTAGGAATCAGTAAAAAAGAAGGACAATTAGATAGTATTTATAACGGTGCAAATGATGATGCATCTGGAGTTACAGGTATTTTAGCTTTGGCAGAATATTTTAAAACAAAAGGAACTAATGAGAGAACTATTCTTTTTGTTGCTTTTACAGGAGAAGAAATGGGGTTAATAGGTTCTACACATTTTGGAAAAGGAATTGATGCCAATAAATTTGTGGCTGGTATTAATTTAGAAATGATTGGTAAAGTACCAAGTTTTGGACCAAATACAGCTTGGTTAACAGGTTTTGAAAGATCTGATTTTGGTAAAATTATTCAGAAAAATTTAATAAATTCTGGGTATCAATTATTTCCAGATCCGTATAAGAAGTTTAATTTATTTTTTAGATCAGACAATGCTTCATTGGCAAGATTAGGCGTTCCTTCGCATACGTTTTCTACAACACCTATTGATGTAGATAAAGATTACCATCAAGCTTCTGATGAAGCAGAAACTTTAAATATGACGGTAATTACAGAAACAATTAAGGCGGTTGCTAAAGGTACAGAGAGTATTATTAGTGGAAAAGATACACCAACAAGAGTTGTAATTAAAGAAAATAAATAA